A single region of the Methanothermobacter sp. K4 genome encodes:
- the hisI gene encoding phosphoribosyl-AMP cyclohydrolase: protein MKGDVNILNFRHNINGEDLIIAVAQDQRTGEVLMVAYMNREALERTLETGLAHYWSTSRGKLWLKGESSGHLQRVREVLVDCDADAVVLKVEQEGGACHTGYRSCFYRSIDGDELRVREDAVRVFDPDEIYGDG from the coding sequence ATCAAAGGAGATGTTAACATTTTAAATTTCAGACATAATATCAATGGCGAGGACCTCATAATTGCAGTGGCACAGGACCAGAGGACAGGTGAGGTCCTCATGGTGGCCTACATGAACCGTGAGGCCCTCGAGAGGACACTGGAGACAGGGCTTGCCCACTACTGGAGCACGTCCCGTGGGAAACTCTGGCTCAAGGGTGAGAGTTCGGGACACCTCCAGAGGGTCAGGGAGGTCCTTGTGGACTGTGACGCCGACGCAGTCGTGCTGAAGGTGGAACAGGAGGGAGGTGCCTGCCATACAGGTTACCGGTCCTGCTTCTACCGCAGCATTGATGGGGATGAATTAAGGGTCAGGGAGGACGCCGTAAGGGTCTTTGATCCTGATGAAATATATGGAGATGGTTAG
- a CDS encoding PINc/VapC family ATPase, translated as MKIVPDTSVIVDGRITGIVQEEEFRGSEVIVPEAVVSELEYQANRGRETGFNGLEELKNLQRLHKENIISMIFVGRRPTVDEISLSRGGEIDAMIRATAREYDALLITSDRVQAEVGKAQGLDVFYIKPEVLEYEELEISKYFDDYTMSVHLKENVVPMAKKGRPGEIRLVEIDSKPLKHADINRMAREIVERAKSDFKSFIEIEMEGATVVQFREYRISIARPPFSEAFEITAVRPVARVSLEDYRLSERLIDRLRDTAKGVLIAGAPGAGKSTFAQAVAEFYSREMRAVVKTMESPRDLQVGDEITQYAPIERDMQKTADILLLVRPDYTIYDELRKTRDFRIFADMRLAGVGMVGVVHATRPIDAIQRILGRVELGVIPSVVDTTIFIEDGEVKAVYDVSLTVKVPTGMQEADLARPVIEIRDLESGELMHEIYTYGEQTIVMDVSKASPGGRKPSAHRIAEREIEREFRKRLPGARVRVELESDERARVWIEEKYIPQVIGKKGKTIEEIEKSIGISIGVEPLEERELEETLEVPVELAGNYVVLNFGRDAVGVSFDILVEDEYLFTATVGKKGTIKLRRDIELADIIMEAVKHNIPVRARVRPEA; from the coding sequence ATGAAGATCGTTCCAGATACAAGTGTTATAGTTGATGGGCGTATCACCGGTATAGTGCAGGAGGAGGAGTTCAGGGGCAGTGAGGTGATAGTGCCCGAGGCAGTTGTATCTGAACTTGAATACCAGGCCAACCGTGGGAGGGAAACCGGGTTCAATGGCCTTGAGGAGCTGAAGAACCTCCAGAGGCTCCACAAGGAGAACATAATATCAATGATCTTTGTAGGGCGCCGCCCCACAGTGGATGAGATCTCACTCTCAAGGGGCGGTGAGATAGACGCCATGATAAGGGCAACCGCAAGGGAGTACGATGCACTCCTCATAACCAGCGACAGGGTGCAGGCAGAGGTCGGGAAGGCCCAGGGACTTGACGTCTTCTACATTAAACCAGAGGTCCTGGAATATGAGGAACTTGAGATAAGCAAGTACTTTGATGATTACACCATGTCGGTGCACCTCAAAGAGAACGTTGTACCCATGGCCAAGAAGGGGCGGCCAGGGGAAATAAGGCTGGTTGAAATAGACAGCAAGCCACTCAAACATGCAGATATAAACAGGATGGCCCGTGAGATAGTTGAAAGGGCCAAGAGCGACTTCAAAAGCTTCATTGAGATAGAGATGGAGGGCGCCACCGTTGTCCAGTTCAGGGAGTACAGGATATCAATAGCAAGGCCGCCCTTCTCAGAGGCCTTCGAGATAACCGCAGTGAGGCCGGTTGCCAGGGTCTCCCTTGAGGACTACAGGCTCTCAGAGAGGCTGATTGATAGGCTGAGGGACACTGCCAAGGGCGTCCTCATAGCAGGGGCGCCGGGGGCAGGTAAGAGTACCTTTGCCCAGGCAGTGGCAGAGTTCTACAGCAGGGAGATGAGGGCCGTTGTAAAGACCATGGAGTCCCCCAGGGACCTCCAGGTGGGTGACGAGATAACCCAGTACGCGCCCATCGAAAGGGACATGCAGAAGACCGCCGACATACTGCTCCTTGTAAGGCCCGACTACACCATCTATGATGAGCTAAGGAAGACCCGCGACTTCAGGATTTTCGCTGATATGAGACTTGCAGGTGTGGGCATGGTGGGGGTTGTCCATGCCACAAGGCCCATAGATGCCATACAGAGGATCCTGGGCAGGGTGGAGCTTGGTGTTATACCCTCAGTGGTTGACACAACCATATTCATCGAGGATGGAGAGGTGAAGGCGGTCTATGATGTATCCCTAACCGTTAAGGTTCCGACGGGTATGCAGGAGGCCGACCTTGCAAGGCCGGTCATAGAGATAAGGGACCTTGAGTCAGGGGAGCTCATGCATGAGATATACACCTACGGTGAGCAGACGATAGTCATGGATGTCTCAAAGGCATCCCCCGGAGGACGGAAACCGTCGGCCCACAGGATAGCTGAGAGGGAAATCGAGAGGGAGTTCCGCAAGAGGCTACCCGGCGCAAGGGTCAGGGTTGAACTTGAATCCGATGAGAGGGCAAGGGTCTGGATAGAGGAGAAGTACATCCCCCAGGTCATAGGCAAGAAGGGGAAGACCATAGAGGAGATCGAGAAGAGCATAGGTATAAGTATCGGTGTTGAGCCACTGGAGGAGAGGGAACTTGAGGAGACCCTTGAGGTCCCGGTTGAACTTGCAGGAAACTACGTGGTCCTCAACTTTGGCAGGGATGCTGTGGGCGTGTCATTCGACATACTGGTTGAGGACGAGTACCTCTTCACAGCAACGGTGGGTAAAAAGGGCACCATAAAGCTCAGAAGGGACATAGAACTTGCAGATATAATCATGGAGGCAGTGAAGCACAACATACCTGTGAGGGCAAGGGTGCGACCCGAGGCCTAG
- the endA gene encoding tRNA-intron lyase — translation MEGQLGDEVVTIKPDSDARRLHGKSHYGKLYEDRLQISLIEAAHLMERGKLTLKRDDDEVSMEEFISLLAERGLYSKYLVYRDLRNRGYIVKTGFKYGAEFRLYERGGAPDRTHSAYLVRVISENDTIHALDFSSYVRVAHGVNKKLLLAFLDDEEDVTYYLVDWIRP, via the coding sequence ATGGAAGGACAGCTGGGAGACGAGGTTGTAACCATAAAACCGGACTCGGATGCAAGGAGGCTGCACGGCAAGAGCCACTACGGTAAACTCTATGAGGACAGGCTGCAGATTTCACTGATTGAGGCAGCGCATCTCATGGAGAGGGGTAAGCTCACGCTTAAGAGGGACGACGATGAGGTTTCAATGGAGGAATTCATATCACTCCTGGCTGAGAGGGGCCTCTACAGTAAGTATCTGGTCTACAGGGACCTCAGAAACAGGGGTTACATCGTAAAAACAGGCTTCAAGTACGGTGCAGAGTTCAGACTGTATGAGAGGGGAGGAGCCCCGGACAGGACCCACTCAGCATACCTTGTGAGGGTTATATCCGAGAATGACACCATCCATGCCCTGGACTTTTCAAGCTACGTCAGGGTGGCCCATGGGGTGAACAAGAAACTCCTCCTGGCCTTCCTGGACGATGAGGAGGATGTAACCTACTACCTTGTTGACTGGATAAGACCATAG
- a CDS encoding stage II sporulation protein M: MKKEKYEGTLAYLMRSNETFLLASTFLFLISLFAGYAFSGAIEPLLKPMMDEFRRSIAEGELKLSTASIFFHNLQAALLIYGGGLLLGVFTALFLIINGLFIGFFASQAPLGDFIILTAPHGIFEIPGLIIAGAAGFRLASFTYHFFSDLFTETWYGSFMERLGHFFGRNQDELQESLMLLGIGVLFLVVAAFVEANLTLGIYNYIKTSI, translated from the coding sequence ATGAAGAAGGAAAAGTATGAGGGGACACTGGCTTACCTTATGAGGAGCAATGAGACCTTCCTTCTGGCCTCAACCTTCCTGTTCCTCATATCCCTTTTTGCAGGATACGCTTTCTCAGGGGCCATTGAGCCGCTACTGAAGCCAATGATGGATGAATTCAGAAGGAGCATAGCCGAGGGTGAACTGAAACTCTCGACAGCATCGATATTCTTTCACAACCTCCAGGCCGCCCTGCTCATCTATGGGGGAGGTCTGCTCCTGGGGGTTTTCACGGCGCTGTTCCTTATAATAAACGGTCTTTTTATAGGGTTCTTTGCTTCACAGGCCCCACTGGGGGACTTCATAATTCTGACGGCCCCCCATGGAATATTTGAGATTCCAGGACTCATAATTGCCGGGGCGGCTGGTTTCAGGCTTGCAAGTTTCACCTACCACTTCTTCAGCGATCTCTTCACCGAGACATGGTACGGGTCCTTCATGGAAAGGCTGGGTCACTTCTTTGGCAGGAACCAGGATGAGCTTCAGGAGTCCCTCATGTTACTTGGTATAGGGGTTCTGTTCCTTGTGGTGGCGGCATTCGTTGAGGCAAACCTGACACTGGGAATCTACAACTACATAAAGACATCAATATAG
- a CDS encoding sugar phosphate isomerase/epimerase translates to MRIGVSTLALSPLSLEEMLTWIEDAGADCCEIIYEYPLDDVEVADSFSLDFTVHAPISDINIASLNRGIREASIAEVKSAVDLAVELDSEVVVVHPGSVPFLGRPHRDLIVQRNLESLSVISEYAEDRGAGIYPENMPRLEGPLLRELEELWLVADELESQVTLDAAHAATMGYSEAEMVSPRVGHVHLSDNNGEVDSHDALGDGSLDFGTIIDGLRGIGYRGILTVEVKTPGEVERSVEFLKGIIDR, encoded by the coding sequence ATGAGGATAGGTGTCTCAACACTTGCACTCTCCCCACTTTCACTGGAGGAGATGCTCACCTGGATTGAGGATGCAGGGGCAGATTGCTGTGAGATAATCTATGAGTACCCCCTGGATGATGTGGAGGTGGCTGACTCCTTCAGCCTTGATTTCACGGTGCATGCACCCATCTCAGACATAAACATAGCATCCCTCAACAGGGGGATCAGGGAGGCGTCCATAGCTGAGGTTAAATCTGCAGTTGACCTTGCAGTTGAACTCGACTCTGAGGTGGTTGTTGTACATCCAGGGAGTGTCCCATTCCTTGGAAGACCCCACAGGGACCTCATAGTTCAGCGTAACCTTGAATCACTTTCAGTTATATCTGAATACGCAGAGGATAGGGGTGCCGGCATCTACCCTGAGAACATGCCCCGCCTAGAGGGCCCCCTTCTAAGGGAACTTGAGGAGCTCTGGCTGGTTGCAGATGAACTTGAAAGCCAGGTGACACTTGACGCTGCCCACGCAGCAACCATGGGTTACAGTGAAGCTGAGATGGTGTCCCCGAGGGTGGGGCACGTCCACCTATCCGACAACAACGGCGAGGTTGACAGCCACGATGCCCTTGGCGATGGTTCACTGGATTTCGGGACCATTATTGATGGTTTAAGGGGTATAGGGTACAGGGGGATCCTTACGGTTGAGGTTAAAACACCAGGTGAGGTTGAGAGGAGTGTTGAATTCCTTAAGGGGATCATTGACAGATAG
- the hisS gene encoding histidine--tRNA ligase: protein MDISRPRGTRDFLFAEMRNRKEVENVLRRTFETYGYHEIKTPIFEDLKLFTVKSGEEVVNQIYHFTDKGGRELALRPELTAPVARLYMNEMQREPKPIKMYYFGSCFRYERPQAGRFRQFWQFGCELIGGRSPLAEAEVITLAAESLRRLGLEGFEVHVGHLGILRGILGRENIEDELQDRIMGIIDKGDVDELESCLERVEISPESRDILMNLIGTQGGPEVLDDVRGLLEGYSESLRALEEFAELVDTLGHFGLEEYHVNLGIARGLDYYTGAVFEIYVPRLGAQRQICGGGTYNLVETFGGERVESTGFAFGFDRLMNALEMDEGDMRMVDVFVIPIHESTLPEAVRITQELRNEGIAADMDLAGRKLRKALSHADHLGARFVVLTGERDLQEGKVTLRDMEDASQEAVDRTEIVDRLKKILL, encoded by the coding sequence ATGGATATATCAAGACCGCGAGGAACCAGAGATTTTCTTTTCGCTGAGATGAGAAACAGGAAAGAGGTTGAAAACGTACTCAGAAGGACATTTGAGACCTACGGCTACCATGAGATCAAAACACCCATCTTTGAGGACCTCAAGCTCTTCACAGTGAAATCAGGTGAGGAGGTGGTGAACCAGATCTACCACTTCACAGATAAGGGTGGCCGGGAACTGGCATTGAGGCCGGAACTCACAGCACCGGTCGCCAGGCTCTACATGAATGAGATGCAGCGTGAACCCAAACCGATAAAGATGTACTACTTCGGGAGCTGCTTCAGATATGAGAGGCCCCAGGCGGGCCGCTTCAGGCAGTTCTGGCAGTTCGGATGTGAACTGATAGGGGGAAGGTCACCGCTGGCAGAGGCAGAGGTCATAACCCTTGCAGCGGAGTCCCTCCGGAGGCTTGGACTTGAGGGATTCGAGGTCCACGTTGGGCACCTTGGGATCCTCAGGGGAATCCTTGGGAGGGAGAACATAGAGGATGAACTCCAGGACAGGATAATGGGCATAATAGATAAGGGCGACGTGGATGAACTCGAATCCTGCCTTGAAAGGGTTGAAATATCCCCTGAGAGCAGGGATATCCTCATGAACCTCATAGGCACACAGGGGGGTCCTGAGGTACTTGATGATGTCAGGGGGCTCCTTGAGGGTTACTCAGAGTCCCTCAGGGCCCTCGAGGAGTTCGCTGAACTTGTGGATACACTGGGGCATTTCGGTCTTGAGGAGTACCATGTGAACCTGGGAATAGCAAGGGGACTTGACTACTACACCGGTGCAGTATTTGAGATTTATGTTCCAAGACTCGGCGCCCAGCGACAGATCTGTGGCGGCGGCACATACAACCTTGTTGAAACCTTTGGGGGCGAAAGGGTTGAATCAACGGGCTTTGCATTTGGCTTTGACCGCCTCATGAATGCCCTTGAAATGGATGAGGGAGACATGAGGATGGTCGACGTCTTTGTGATACCCATACATGAATCAACACTCCCGGAGGCGGTCAGGATAACACAGGAACTCAGAAATGAGGGTATAGCGGCTGACATGGATCTGGCAGGGAGAAAACTCCGAAAGGCTTTATCCCACGCCGACCACCTTGGGGCAAGATTTGTGGTCCTCACAGGTGAAAGGGACCTCCAGGAGGGTAAGGTCACATTGAGGGACATGGAGGACGCTTCACAGGAGGCTGTGGATAGAACTGAGATCGTGGATAGGTTGAAGAAGATCCTGCTGTGA
- the hxlB gene encoding 6-phospho-3-hexuloisomerase → MEILKNTVHKITEHAINAIEKVDESELEQMITRIMDARAVFIVGTGRSELVGKAFAMRLMHLGFTVYVVGDVTTPAISDEDCLIAISGSGETKTVTLAATTSKSVGATVIAVTATPQSTLTEHSDVVICIPSKTKEAWKYYTSGVLRGDYDDLTPMGTLFEDSTHLFLDGLIAEFMAILGKKERDLKERHAIIE, encoded by the coding sequence ATGGAGATACTCAAAAACACTGTCCATAAGATAACTGAACATGCCATAAACGCCATTGAAAAGGTTGACGAGTCTGAACTTGAGCAGATGATAACAAGGATAATGGATGCCCGGGCCGTTTTCATCGTGGGTACAGGGAGGTCAGAGCTTGTTGGAAAGGCCTTTGCAATGAGGCTCATGCACCTTGGGTTCACGGTTTACGTGGTTGGAGACGTTACAACACCTGCAATAAGCGATGAGGATTGCCTGATTGCGATTTCAGGGTCAGGTGAAACAAAGACCGTCACGCTGGCAGCAACCACATCAAAGTCGGTTGGGGCAACGGTCATCGCGGTAACCGCAACTCCCCAGTCAACACTGACAGAGCACAGCGACGTTGTAATATGCATACCAAGCAAAACAAAGGAGGCCTGGAAGTACTACACCTCTGGTGTTTTAAGGGGCGACTACGATGACCTCACACCCATGGGCACACTCTTTGAGGACAGCACCCATCTTTTCCTGGATGGACTCATAGCAGAGTTCATGGCAATCCTTGGAAAGAAGGAGAGGGATCTTAAGGAGAGGCATGCTATTATTGAGTAG
- a CDS encoding replication factor C small subunit, with product MNGPWVEKYRPQKLDDIVGQEHIIPRLKRYVEERSMPNLMFTGPAGVGKTTTALALAREILGEYWRQNFLELNASDARGIDTVRTSIKNFCRLKPVGAPFRIIFLDEVDNMTKDAQHALRREMEMYTKTSSFILSCNYSSKIIDPIQSRCAIFRFLPLKGRHIISRLEYIAEQEGLEYEAQALDTVVYFAEGDLRKAINILQSAASLGERITESSVYEVVSRARPKDVRKMIMTILDGKFMEARDMLREIMVLQGISGEDMVTQIYQELSRLAMEGSVEGERYIRLIEAVGEYDFRIREGANPRIQLEALLARFLEN from the coding sequence ATGAATGGACCTTGGGTAGAGAAGTACAGACCACAGAAACTTGATGATATTGTTGGCCAGGAGCACATAATACCACGCCTCAAACGCTACGTTGAAGAGAGGAGCATGCCGAACCTCATGTTCACAGGGCCTGCAGGTGTTGGTAAAACAACAACGGCCCTTGCCCTTGCAAGGGAGATCCTCGGGGAGTACTGGAGGCAGAACTTCCTGGAGCTGAACGCCTCAGACGCCAGGGGGATAGATACGGTGAGGACCAGCATAAAGAACTTCTGCCGCCTGAAACCTGTGGGGGCGCCCTTCAGGATAATATTCCTTGACGAGGTTGACAACATGACAAAGGACGCCCAGCATGCCCTCAGGAGGGAGATGGAGATGTACACCAAGACATCATCATTCATACTCTCCTGTAACTACTCCTCAAAGATCATAGACCCGATACAGTCCAGGTGTGCCATCTTCAGGTTCCTCCCACTGAAGGGTCGCCACATAATAAGCCGCCTGGAGTACATCGCAGAGCAGGAGGGTCTGGAATATGAGGCCCAGGCCCTTGACACAGTGGTATACTTTGCAGAGGGTGACCTCAGGAAGGCCATAAACATCCTCCAGTCGGCGGCCTCACTGGGTGAGAGGATAACAGAATCCAGCGTCTACGAGGTGGTATCAAGGGCCAGGCCAAAGGATGTGCGGAAGATGATAATGACCATCCTGGATGGGAAGTTCATGGAGGCAAGGGACATGCTCAGGGAGATCATGGTCCTCCAGGGTATAAGCGGCGAGGACATGGTCACCCAGATCTACCAGGAACTCTCAAGGCTCGCCATGGAGGGGTCAGTGGAGGGTGAGAGGTACATAAGACTCATCGAGGCTGTTGGAGAGTACGACTTCCGGATAAGGGAGGGTGCCAATCCAAGGATACAGCTTGAAGCCCTCCTGGCAAGGTTTCTTGAAAATTAA
- a CDS encoding RNA ligase partner protein has translation MLAKQRFVLDTTAFTDNQLRDMLGDGDLNRSVDVMLDIIARSRIKLNISCHMPPITYKEFTDYMTRYECPEETLVKAETWIVKKTPNRYDTQIPSQIFYEYVHDIRERMNKGLRISETLLWEAGIQSIIMASRGVNKIEIEGEVLGKAIKDLRKKYRSALRKGTLDSAPDLDVLLLAKELGAGVVAADDGIRVWAERLGLRFLNATSFPKMLKEYLKYYE, from the coding sequence ATGCTTGCCAAGCAGAGATTTGTCCTTGATACAACGGCCTTTACAGATAACCAGCTCCGGGATATGCTGGGTGACGGCGACCTCAACAGGTCAGTGGATGTTATGCTGGATATCATTGCGAGGAGCAGGATAAAGCTAAACATAAGCTGTCACATGCCCCCCATAACCTACAAGGAATTCACAGACTACATGACACGGTATGAATGCCCCGAGGAGACCCTGGTGAAGGCCGAGACATGGATAGTCAAGAAGACACCCAACCGCTACGACACCCAGATACCCTCCCAGATATTCTATGAATACGTCCATGATATAAGGGAGAGGATGAACAAGGGGCTCCGGATTTCAGAGACCCTCCTCTGGGAGGCAGGGATACAGTCAATAATCATGGCATCCCGTGGCGTTAATAAGATTGAAATCGAGGGTGAGGTTCTCGGAAAGGCCATAAAGGACCTCAGGAAGAAGTACCGTTCAGCCCTCAGGAAGGGGACCCTTGACAGTGCCCCTGACCTTGACGTCCTCCTTCTTGCCAAGGAGCTCGGTGCCGGTGTCGTGGCTGCCGATGATGGTATAAGGGTCTGGGCAGAGCGACTGGGACTGAGGTTCCTGAATGCCACATCCTTCCCCAAGATGCTCAAGGAATACCTTAAATATTATGAATGA
- the npdG gene encoding NADPH-dependent F420 reductase, which yields MKIAVLGGTGDQGLGIALRLALAGEEVIIGSRDTEKAVSAAQKVLEIAERDDLKVRGATNAEAAEEAEVAILTVPLQAQMATLGSVKEAIKGKVLIDATVPIDSCLGGSAVQYIDLWDGSAAERAARFLEDQGTRVAAAFNNISASALLDITGPVDCDCLIASDHRDALDIASELAEKIDGVRAIDCGGLENARVIEKITPLLINLNIKNRIRNAGIRITNLPE from the coding sequence ATGAAGATCGCAGTTCTAGGTGGAACAGGTGACCAGGGCCTTGGAATTGCCCTGAGACTTGCATTAGCAGGAGAAGAAGTAATCATAGGTTCAAGGGACACTGAAAAAGCTGTCAGTGCAGCTCAAAAGGTCCTTGAAATCGCTGAAAGGGATGACCTCAAGGTTAGGGGCGCCACAAATGCTGAGGCCGCTGAGGAGGCTGAGGTGGCAATTCTGACAGTTCCACTGCAGGCGCAGATGGCCACACTGGGATCAGTTAAGGAGGCAATTAAGGGTAAGGTGCTCATAGATGCCACAGTCCCCATTGACAGCTGCCTTGGGGGCTCAGCGGTGCAATACATTGACCTCTGGGATGGCTCAGCTGCCGAGAGAGCCGCAAGGTTCCTTGAGGACCAGGGCACAAGGGTTGCGGCGGCATTCAACAATATAAGCGCATCGGCCCTCCTTGACATAACAGGACCTGTGGACTGTGACTGTCTCATCGCCTCTGACCACAGGGATGCCCTTGATATTGCATCTGAACTCGCAGAGAAGATAGATGGTGTGAGGGCCATTGACTGTGGCGGCCTTGAAAATGCCAGGGTCATTGAGAAGATAACACCACTGCTTATAAATCTCAACATCAAAAACAGGATAAGGAATGCAGGTATAAGGATTACGAACCTGCCAGAATGA
- a CDS encoding tryptophan--tRNA ligase: MIDPWGSANLEYMDLIEKFGVRPFSEVLEDVPEPSWLMRRGIVFGHRDYGRILEAIRSGSDFAVVTGMMPSGRMHIGHKMIVDQLRWYDKLGAEIFIPIADMEAYSARGIDFEASRRIAIEEYIAGYIALGLDLTKDNIHVYLQSENLMVEDLAYVLAGKVNFNELRAIYGFTGSTSMAHMYAPIIQVADILHPQLEELGGPKPTVVPVGPDQDPHIRLTRDIAGRFREKYGFILPSSTYHRFMGGLTGGKMSSSRPKSAIFLSDTPEEAEEKIRNAKTGGRETLKEQRELGGVPEDCIIYETLLYHMSGSDPELEEIYESCRNGTLMCGECKNNTAEFIRKFFEELSRKRKKALSTAGRVLEG; encoded by the coding sequence TTGATAGACCCGTGGGGATCAGCAAACCTTGAATACATGGATCTTATTGAAAAATTCGGTGTGAGACCATTCAGTGAAGTCCTTGAGGATGTGCCTGAACCCAGCTGGCTCATGAGGAGAGGTATAGTCTTCGGGCACAGGGACTACGGCAGGATACTTGAGGCCATAAGGAGTGGCAGCGACTTTGCAGTTGTAACAGGGATGATGCCAAGTGGCAGGATGCACATAGGCCACAAGATGATCGTGGACCAGCTCAGGTGGTACGATAAACTGGGTGCCGAGATATTCATACCGATAGCCGACATGGAGGCCTACTCGGCAAGGGGTATCGACTTTGAGGCCTCCAGGAGGATAGCCATTGAGGAGTACATTGCAGGCTACATTGCACTGGGACTTGACCTCACAAAGGATAACATACACGTATACCTCCAGTCAGAGAACCTCATGGTGGAGGACCTTGCCTATGTCCTTGCAGGTAAGGTCAACTTCAATGAACTGAGGGCCATATATGGCTTCACAGGCTCAACAAGCATGGCCCACATGTACGCACCCATAATACAGGTGGCAGATATACTCCACCCCCAGCTTGAGGAGCTGGGGGGCCCGAAGCCCACTGTTGTCCCTGTGGGCCCGGACCAGGACCCCCACATAAGGCTCACAAGGGACATAGCAGGGAGGTTCAGGGAGAAGTACGGATTCATCCTGCCATCATCCACCTATCACAGGTTCATGGGGGGCCTTACCGGGGGTAAAATGTCAAGCAGCAGGCCAAAATCTGCAATATTCCTGAGTGACACTCCAGAGGAGGCTGAGGAGAAGATAAGGAATGCCAAGACCGGTGGAAGGGAGACCCTGAAGGAGCAGAGGGAACTTGGGGGTGTCCCTGAGGACTGCATAATCTATGAGACCCTCCTTTACCACATGTCTGGCTCTGACCCTGAACTTGAGGAGATCTATGAATCCTGCAGAAACGGTACACTTATGTGTGGGGAGTGCAAAAATAATACTGCAGAGTTCATCAGAAAGTTCTTTGAGGAGCTTTCCAGAAAAAGAAAGAAGGCCCTTTCCACTGCGGGGAGGGTGCTTGAGGGGTAA
- a CDS encoding shikimate dehydrogenase, with translation MITGNTQLTGIIGYPLTHSLSPQMHNAAFKALGMDWTYVPFPVEPSGLEEAVRGLGALNVRGVNVTIPHKESVIEYISEVDETASLIGAVNTLKFEGETIMGYNTDASGCLRALEEVTSVDGSSVIILGAGGAARACAFQLAVKGASVTILNRTPERARALAEDMNGALDVRVKHGGYGLIPRCVEGADILIDTTPVGMYPHMDDEPLVRAELMHEGLVVYDLVYNPLETCLLREARAAGAVPVSGIRMLLYQGAEAFRIWTGREPPLDVMEQALLDALQG, from the coding sequence CTGATAACCGGCAATACACAGCTTACGGGAATAATAGGTTACCCCCTAACCCACAGCCTCTCACCACAGATGCACAATGCGGCGTTCAAAGCCCTTGGGATGGACTGGACCTATGTACCATTCCCTGTGGAACCATCAGGGCTTGAAGAAGCTGTTCGGGGTCTTGGAGCCCTCAACGTGAGGGGTGTGAACGTCACAATACCCCACAAGGAGTCTGTCATTGAATACATCAGTGAGGTTGATGAGACAGCCTCCCTCATCGGGGCCGTGAACACCCTGAAGTTTGAGGGTGAAACCATAATGGGATACAATACAGATGCCTCTGGCTGCCTGAGGGCCCTTGAGGAGGTGACATCCGTTGATGGGTCCTCTGTTATCATACTCGGGGCTGGTGGGGCTGCGAGGGCCTGCGCATTTCAGCTCGCAGTGAAGGGGGCCAGTGTGACCATACTCAACAGGACCCCTGAAAGGGCCAGGGCCCTTGCAGAGGATATGAATGGTGCCCTCGATGTCAGGGTGAAACATGGTGGCTATGGACTCATACCTCGATGTGTGGAGGGGGCTGATATCCTCATAGACACGACACCGGTCGGGATGTACCCCCACATGGATGATGAACCCCTCGTAAGGGCTGAACTCATGCATGAGGGCCTCGTTGTATATGACCTCGTCTACAATCCCCTGGAGACATGCCTCCTCAGGGAGGCCAGGGCGGCAGGTGCGGTTCCGGTTTCAGGTATCAGGATGCTCCTATATCAGGGTGCTGAGGCCTTCAGGATATGGACCGGGCGTGAGCCCCCCCTGGATGTCATGGAACAGGCCCTTCTTGATGCCCTCCAGGGGTGA